TGGACCATTTGATAATAATGCCAAAGGTGCTTTTTTAGCCGGTATTGCCGGAAGCGAAGAGAGTGTGAAGTTCGGTTTGGTAGGGGCTGTAAAACATCCCCAGGTTCATTATGATTCGGTTAATTATAGTAAAGCACCGTGGGCAGCGCAACCTACACAGATGATTAGTTATGTGTCTTGCCACGATGATATGTGCCTGGTCGACAGACTGAAAGCGAGTGTGCCTGGTATTACTCCTGAAGAATTAGTCAAACTTGATAAACTGGCTCAGACAGCTGTTTTTACTTCCCAAGGAGTGCCGTTTATTTATGCAGGTGAAGAGATGATGCGCACTAAAAAGGGAGTGCATAATAGCTATAAAAGTCCCGATTCAATCAATGCTATTGATTGGCATCTGAAAGCGGTTCATGCTGATGTGTTTGCTTATTATAAAGGGCTCATTGCTCTCCGTAAAGCACATCCTGCTTTTCGTATGGGTAGTGCGGACTTGGTACGTAAACATTTGGAGTTTTTGCCTGTCGAGGGGAATAATATTATTGCTTTCCGACTGAAAGGTCATGCTAATGGCGATGCTTTGAATGATATTATCGTTGTGCTTAATGCACGTAAAGAGTTGGCTAAAATAACTGTTCCAAGAGGAAAATATATTGTGTTTTGTAAAAATGGTTTAATTAATGTCAGAGGCGGTTTAGGTTCTGTCTATGGTCCTGAAATTTATATTCCTGCGCAATCTGCTTTGATTATCGGTCGATATTAAAGAAAGAATGAGTTAGCTGTGATAAAGTTAACACGTCTTTTCCTTAAGTGAATACCTCCCTTAAAATGAATGGGTTGCTTTTGCAAAGTTAACGGGTTGCTTTTCAGAAAGCAACCCGTTAACTTTAAGCCTCTTTTTTTATTCGTTTTTCTCGTTTTCTATCTCTTTATCTCCTGAGTGTGCAGTCTGCTCTTTATATTCTGTAGGCGACATTCCATAAAAATCTTTGAAGGAATTAGAGAAATGTGGCAAGCTTGCAAACCCTGTGGCATAGGCTACTTCGGAGATGTTTAGGTCTTTCTCTTTGAAGAGAGCGGCAGCTTGTTTTAGACGAATGCCACGAATAAAATCACGCGCCGATTGGTTGGTAAGCTCTTTGAGTTTGCGGTGCATATGTACTCGGCTCATTCCTGCATTGGCAGCAAGCAATTCTACATTTAGTGCCGGATCTGATATGTGCTCATTGATAGTCTTCATGATCTTCTCCATCAGAGCTTCATCAGATGATTTTAGCTGTATTTTTCCGATTTTCTCTTCTACTCTTTTTTCGCCTGCATATTTATTCTTTAAACGCTCACGATTACTGATAAGGTTCACAATCGTAGTGCGCAGTAGATCGGTATTGAACGGCTTCATGATATACGCATCCGCTCCGGTTTCCAATCCCTCTAAGCGGTCTTCGGGTTTTGCTTTAGCAGTAAGCAGTATAACCGGAATATAATTAACATTGATATTTTGCTTTATTTTTCGGCAAAGCGTGATGCCATCCATCTCCGGCATCATGATGTCACTGATTACCAAATCCGGTTTTTCTTTCAATACATACTCTACTCCTTCACGCCCGTTTACACACTCTGCAATGTGATAATCGTGAGATAATTCATTGCGGATATACTGGCGTATCTCATCATCATCTTCGATAATGAGAATGCGGTAATGTGTTTTTGCCTTGGGCTTTACGACTTCTGTCTTTTGAGTCTCCTCTTCTTGGCCAATGAGTTCCGTTTTCTGAAGGTTCAAGGTGTTCTTTATTGCGATCTCTGAGGATGGATCTTCGAGTTCACTTTTCTGTAGATGCTTGTATCCTAGAGGCAAACGAACGATGAAATCTGTTCCAACTCCGTTCGTATGATTCTCTGCTTTAATGGTACCATGATGCAACTCTACAAGAGAGCGTGACAGATGCAATCCGATGCCTGTACCAAAGTTTGATTTGGTCAGATCATTGTCAATCTGATAAAAGCGTTCGAATATCTGCTTTATTTTATCTTGGTCGATACCTATGCCGGTGTCGGAGACAATAATTTCAAAATAATCTTTCAGAGGACCGTTGATACTTTTATCGTGTCCGATGCTAAGTTTTACGGTAATGCTTCCCCCTTCGGGAGTATACTTAAATGCGTTCGAGAGTACATTCAGCAGTACTTTGTCAAAATTGTTAAGATCTACCCATGCTTTTAGCTCCTTTTTCTGTTGACTGTTGGGTAGAGTAGTAGCATCCTCTTGTTTTTCTTCAGGTAGTTCGGTAAGGAAATTGAATGTGATGTTCTTTTTTTGAGCCTGATAATCAAACGTATGCATTAGATCGTCTATAAAGCCTACAATATCTGTTTCCCTGAATTTTAGATGCATCTGCCCTTTATCCAATTTTCGAATATCCATTAGCTGGTTGATTAACCTCAGGATACGCTGTGCGTTTCGATAAATCATCATATAGGTAGCCTGCTTTGGAGAATGTTCCGCTATTAATTTCTCTAGCGGACTGATAATCAGTGTCATCGGGGTACGTATCTCATGCGATATGTTGATGAAGAACTGTAATTTTGCTTCACTGATCTGTTCCTGATGTTCGCGTTTAAGTAGTTCTTGCTTATGATGTATACGAGAAAGAATATACATCGTACACGCATAAACAACAGCAACAAACAGTATGCTCCATATAGTGATTGCCCACCAGGTTTGATACCATGGAGGAGTAATTAAAATCTTTACTGTACGTATATTAGAGCAATTGTCGTGATCGCAGGCGCGTACTCTGAACGTATATTTCCCCGGAGCAAGGTTGCTGAAAGTCACCCTGTTAATTCCCGGATGGTTACTGATCCATTCTTTGCCCAATTCATCTATCTTATACTGATAGCTGATACGTTCGGGATTATTGAATTCGAGTACGGAAAACTCTATGCTAAAAGTATTTTCATTGTATGCCAAGGTAAAATGATTAGCATCCATGACAGATGTATCTGTTATCACATTATTCCCCGATTTATCTCCTTTTCTCACAGCATGATTAGCTAAATAAAGCTCTGTGATAATAACTTTTAGTTCTTTCTTTCGTTCGGTAATCTCCTTAGGGTAGAATGTTGTGATACCACTTGTGCCACCAAAGTAAATCTTACCGCGCTTGTCTTTAAAGAATGCACCACGAGTAAACTCATTCCCTTGGATGCCATCACATGCATAATAATTGATGAATTTCTTTTCTTTGACTATGAATTTAGATAGCCCCTGATAGGTGCTGATCCATATATTATGGTGTTCATCTTCTGCCAATCCGCAGATAACATCACTAGGCAAGCCGTTGGATATGTTGAAAGTCGTTGTATTTAGTGTCTCTTTATCGAAGCAAGCCAATCCCTCCGAGGTACCTGCCCATATTTTTCCGTCCGTGGTTTCGAGCAGTGTATATACTACATATCTCGGTAGCAGATTATTCTTGTCTTTATAATTGATGAAGCTATTTTTTACCGGATCCAAACAAGACAATCCTTTATAAGTTCCGATCCATAACATGCCACGATGATCTTCCATTATACAGTTTACCCAGTCATTAGGCAATTTATCGATCTTCCAGTCGTCATTTTCGCTTCGGGTAGATTCATAATGAGTCATTTGGTAAGTGCGAAGATTAAGTTTGTAGATTCCGGATCCATAAGTCCCTATCCATAAATTCTTATTTTTGTCTTCCGTTATGCAGAGCACCTTTTCATTACCGTTGCCGTCAATCTGGCGCGAAAAGTTGTTGAAATACTCACATTTACCGGTACGTTTATCCACTTTAGCCAGTCCGCTGAAATAAGAGCCTATCCATAGATTTTGGTCAGAGTCTTCATAGATACACATGATTGTTCCCGGTACTGAATGAGGATTTCCTGCCTGCGGACCGAAATGCTTCAATTGTTCTCCTTCATCATTGATGGCATATAAACCGTCGTTATCCGTTCCTACCCATGTAGTTCCCGTTTTGTCGGTGCAAATAGCCATGACGCTACTAGAGCCGATTGTGTTTTTTCGGATGGACTTATAACCGTAGTAGCCAAATTTATTTTGAGTTCCGGGGATTAATATAATTCCCTTTTGGAAAATGCCAAGCCACAAATTATTGTCTCTATCTTCGATGAGTGAATGAATTTTTGATTTGGAAAAATCGAAAGGTGCGGCATTTATTTTACTGTCTTCTATGACGTTTTTCTTTGCATTATACTCTTTGAGCCCTTCTCCGTCTGTTCCGATGAAAAGTTTCTCCTGTTGGTCTATCATCAGAGTGCGGATGTTTAATAATACATGATTCTTATAGGTGATTGACTCAAATCGGCTGTCTGAATAATAATGTTCGGCAGGTAATCTGAATAAGCCTCCGGTAAGAGTACCTACATATATATTTCCTTTTTTATCTTCAGTAATGGCATATACGTCTTCGCTAGAAAGCCCTTGAGAGGCTCTGAAACATTGCAAGGTTTTTTTTTCAGGGGAATATCGGAAAAGGCCTTTATCTTCTGAAGCAATCCAGAGATTTTGTTTGCTATCTTCAAAAATGACGTTTAGGAAGTTGCTATGCATTTTATTAATGAGTTCCCCTTCGGTGTTAAATTCATGCTCTTCCTTACCTTTCTTTAAAGAAATGACCCCTTGTCCGGATGTGGCGATCCATAAATCTCCGTTTTTACGCTCTATAATAGAGGTGATGTGCGGATTTGTTCGTCCGTCTTCCCTGTGAACACGAATTTCCTTGAAAGAATCAGTAGCACGGTCATATAGCTGTAAGCCGCTGATACACCCTATCCAAAATCGATTGAAACTATCTTCAAACAGCGTTCGTACATAGTTGTTTTTCAAACTGGTACTATCATTGGGTATGTGCTTATAAATAGAGAAACGCATTCCGTCGAAACGGTTTAGTCCATTCTCCGTGGCAATCCAAATAAATCCTTTTTTATCCTGATATACTTGATTGATCAGGCTGTTGGATAGTTCTTTGTCAGAAGAGTAAAATTTACCTGTTTGTGCTTTCGTGTGGAAAGGTGATAATAGTATAAAGATTATAATAATAAGGATGATCTTTTTCATAAAACTGAGATAGCGTTAACTTTGAAACACAAAGATATGTAAATCCTTTATTTATAACGAAGAGAAATCTTATTCTTTTAGCGAAAAAATAGGAATACCTGGTAAAATACCTTCTCATACGATAAATGTTTCACTTTTACCCCTTTAATGTTACGCTGAGAAAAGCTTATGTAACACTAATTTCTAAAAATGTAATATTGACGCAACTCTGTGTAACAGATTTATTAATATATATTAGTAGTATTATATACATTTGCCGAACTATGTTAACGCATGTTTATTGATGAATATTATGAAAAATGACAAACTATTGAAATCTTTGTTGGCTTTATTGTTTTCGTCTTGTGTATTGGATGTATCCTACTCTTGCACTTCTAGTGATCACCTAGGAACTCTTAAACCTGTATCTCAGGGAAAAGCTGTTGCTCTTTTTGATGATTTTAGCTATAAGGGAGAGGATGACTTTTATGAAAAGACCCCTTTACCTGATGCTAGTAGCTTCTATAACCCGATTTTGCCGGGTTGGTATTCTGATCCCAGTATATGCAGAAAGGGTGACGACTATTTTCTTGTGACTTCAACATTTTCTTATTTCCCTGGTGTACCTATTTTTCATAGTAAAGATCTGATGAATTGGCGACAAATAGGAAATGTGCTCAATCGCCCTTCTCAACTTGTTAATATGATTGGTCAGCACATTAGTGGAGGTATTTTTGCTCCTGCTATTTCTTATAATCCACATAATGATACCTATTATATGATTACTACTAATGTAGGTGCAGGCAATTTCTTCGTAAAAACGAAAGACCCGTTTGGAGAGTGGTCTGATCCTATATGGCTACCTGATGTAAAAGGCATTGATCCTTCCTTCTTTTTTGATGATAATGGAAAGGCATACATTGTGAACAATGATGAGCCTGAAGGAGAGCCTGAATATAATGGTCATAGGGCTATTAGAGTGCAAGAGTTTGATCCGGCTACTGACAAGACTTTCGGCCCTCGTAAAGTACTTATTAATAAAGGAGCACATCCTGAAGATAAACCGATTTGGATTGAAGGTCCGCACATGTACAAGATCAATGGACGATATTTCTTAATGTCGGCAGAAGGAGGTACCAGTACATGGCATTCTGAAGTTATTTTTAGTGGTGATTCTCCTATGGGTACCTTTGTGCCATGGAAAAACAATCCGATACTAACACAAAGGCATTTGAATCCTCAGCGCCCTAACCCTATTACCTGCGCGGGGCATGCTGATTTAGTTCAAACAAAAGAAGGCGATTGGTGGGCTGTTTTCTTGGCATGCCGACCTATAGATAATAAGTTTGAAAATTTGGGACGCGAAACTTTTATGATGCCTGTGAAATGGAGTGATGATGGTTTTCCATATATGACTCAGGGGGACGACTTAGTGCCGATGCTCCTAAAGAGAGAAGGAGTAAAAAGAGATAAGACAGTTACATTTGGTAATTTTGAGGTTACGGATGATTTCTCCTCTTCCCAATTAGGACTGGAATGGATGACTTTAAGAACCCCTGGAACTGATCTATATTCTCTGTCAGAAAATCCCGGTTATCTTACACTGAAATGTAGCGATGTAGCTGCTACTGAAAAGAAAACTCCGGCTTTTATCTGCCGTCGCATGCAACATCATAAATTTGAATGCACCACACAGATGCTTTTTGATCCTTCGGATGATAAATCATCAGCCGGTCTTTTACTCTTTAAAGATGAAACGCATCAATATTTCCTTGCTGTTAGTAAGCAGGGAGACGAAAAATGCATTGCTCTTGAAAAGGTCGGAAACTCGGCTAATACAATATTGGCTAGTAAGAATTTTGATAAAGAGGCGAAAGCGATTGATTTGAAAGTTGTATCAAAAGGACTCTATTATGATTTTTATTATGCTGTAGAAAAAGGTAAATGGCTTTTGTTGAGCGAGAACGTAGATGCCGGATATTTATCTACGAGCAATGCTAATGGATTTACCGGAACAACAATTGGCATGTATGCCGTTCAAAAATAAGAGAAAAATAATTGTAAAATTTAAAAACCGATCTAATTTATGAAAGCCAAGTATGACAATAGTTAATGGTATTTTTTTATTGATTTGTGAAAGAGAAATGAATTTTATTAATATCTCAAACTAATATTAAATGAAAAATGTAGTAAAACAGATTCAGAGGACTACTCTCCTTTTTTTGTGTATGCTATTGTATAGTATTACAATATCTGCACAAAGTGGGATTATAGTGAAAGGAATAGTAGTGGATGAAAAAAATGAACCGGTGATAGGGGCGAATATCACTTTAAAGGGGAACAATGCAGTGGGTACAATTGCCGACTTGGATGGACATTTCTCTTTAGAAGTTCCTAGCACTAAATCAATTCTTGTTATTTCATTCATAGGAATGACAACTCAGGAGGTGAAAGTACAGGCAAATAAGCAACTTCATGTTATCTTGAAAGTTGATAATGTGCAGTTGGGCGAAGTTGTCGTTGTAGGTTATGGTCAACAAAAGAAAGCTAGTGTTGTAGGAGCAATAACTCAAACGACTGGTAAGGTGCTCGAACGCGCGGGTGGTGTGAGTGATCTAGGATCGGCACTGACTGGTAACTTGCCCGGTGTGGTTACCATGCAAGGTACAGGTATGCCTGGTGAAGAAGAACCGAAAATTGTTATTCGTGGTTCCAGTTCATGGAATAATAGCGATCCATTGGTGTTAGTCGATGGAATTGAACGTCCGATGAATTCAGTGGATATTACTTCAGTACAATCTATATCTGTATTGAAAGATGCTTCTGCTACAGCTGTGTATGGTGTGAAGGGAGCGAATGGGGTTGTCTTAATTACTACTAAACGTGGTACTGAAGGTAGTGCGAAAATAGAGATCGGATTTAATGCAACGATGAAAGCTCCATCAAAGCTTCCAAGCAAGCTCGATTCTTATGATGCATTTATGGCTCGTAATACTGCAATAGAACATGAGTTAGGATTAAGACCTGATTCATGGGCAATGATCCGGTCACAAGAATATATTGATAACTATCGTAATCAGACCACAGTAGAACAGCGAGAACGTTATCCGAATGTTGATTGGCAAAAAGCGTTATTTAAAGACAATGCGATGTCTTATAGTGCAAACATAAATGTAAGCGGTGGTACTAAGTTTGTAAAATATTTTGCTTCTGCGGATTATGTTCACGAAGGAGATTTATTCCGTCTCTATGACAATAACCGTAATTATAATTCTGGTTATGGCTATAATCGTCTTAATGTTCGTAGTAACCTTGATTTCAATATAACGAAAACAACGGTATTTAAAATGAACCTATCCGGTTCAAATGGTATCAGAAAAGCTCCTTGGAATAATGGGAGTGCTACTGAATGGCAGATAGGGCAGCAGTGGGCTGGTGCTTACAACATTGCTCCTGATGTATTCCTTCCACAATATTCAGATGGAAGTTGGGGATATTATCCGTCTATTTCTAACGTTTCTAATTCAGCTCAGAATTTATCTATTGGAGGAACGATGCAAACGACTACTACCCGTATTAATACGGATTTCATTTTGCAACAAGATCTGAGCTTTATTACCAAAGGTTTATCTGCGAGAGGTACTGTTTCTTGGGATAATGTTTTTGTAGAGAAAAACAGAGGTATTAATGATACTTATAATTCAGCACAAACAAAATGGATAGATCCTGTAACTGGTCAAGTAAGATATGGTCAGAATTTTGAATCGAATAATGGATTCGATTGGACGCAAGGTGTGAATTGGTCTTCTGTAGCTGGAGATGTTGATAATGGTGCAACTGTGCGCAATCTTTATTATCAGGCGCAATTGAATTGGGCGCGCGATTTTAAAAAACATAGTGTAACAGCTATGGGATTGTTCAGCCGTCAGGAAAATGCTAGAGGTAGTGTGATGCCGACTTATCGTGAAGACTGGGCATTTCGTACAACCTATAATTATGCCAATAAATATTTTGTTGAATATAATGGAGCTTATAATGGATCTGAAAAATTTAGCAAGGAAAACCGTTTTGCTTTCTTCAATTCAGGTGCTCTAGGATGGATGATTTCTGAAGAGAAGTTTATGAATTTCTCTAAGAAATGGTTGGATATGTTGAAAATAAGAACTTCTTACGGTGAAATTGGAGATGATAATGTTGGAGGAGATCAATTTGATTCGAGCAGACGCTGGCTTTATATGAACCAATGGGCATATGGAGGTCATACTAAAATGGATTTAAACCAAAAAGAAAGTATTTATACATGGTATCGCGAATCTGGAATCGGAAATGAGGATGTAAAATGGGAAACAGTTAAGAAGTTTAATTTAGGAGTAGACTACTCATTTCTTGATGGTTTGCTTGCTGGTACTGTAGAAGTCTTTGAGGATAATCGTTCTAACATTTTGATTTGGGGATCAGATCGTGCAATCCCATCTTATTATGGAACAACACCTCCTACTGTAAATAAGGGTAAGGTGCGTACGAAAGGTTATGAGTTAGAATTGCGCTTAAATAAAACCTTTAGAAACCAACTACACTTGTGGGGTAACTTTAGCATGACTCATGCGAAAAACGAAGTGTTAGTGAAAGATGATCAACCACTGAGGCCTAATTATCAAAAAGCAGCAGGATATACTATTGGTCAGTATAGATCATACATTGACGCAGGATTTATTCAGAATTATGACCAATTATACGGTAGTCCCGCTTATGATGCGAATGATGCTGATAAATTACCGGGCGACTATTACATTGTTGACTTCAATGGAGATGGGGTTATTGATAACAAAGACCAGGCTCCTTACGGATATTCCGGGACTCCACAAAATACGTTTAATGCAACACTTGGATTTGAGTGGAAAGGCTTTAGCGCATTTGTACAATTCTATGGTGTTACGAACGTAACTCGCGACGTGCCATTAAATAGTTTTGGTGGTAAGATGAATACGGTATATGACACAGGTACATGGTGGTCTAAAGATAATCCTCATGCGGATGTTACAGTTCCTCGTTGGAATTCTACTTTAGGCTATACCGGCACAAAAAATTTATATGACGGTTCTTATATCCGCCTTAAAAATGCCGAAGTCTCTTATACTTTTAAGAAAGGTTGGGTAAAGAAAATTGGTCTTAATAATCTGAAGATTTATCTAAATGGTAATAATCTTTGGTTGTGGACCAGAATGCCTGATGACCGTGAAGCAAACTTATCAGGGGCAGGTTTTCTAGGAGCTTATCCTACGGTAAGACGTTATAATTTAGGTATTAAATTCACGTTATAAAGTAAAGTATGATGAAAAAAATATATAAAACTTTTCTGCGAACATGTTTCTTCTCCCTTCTATTGGGAACAAGTTTGATGTCCTGTTCCGATTATTTGGATAAACAACCTGAGGCAACAGTATCCGGTGAGGAAGCATTTAAAAATTTCCGAAACTTTCAAGGATATATCGAAGAGATATACAATTGTATACCTGATAAAGAAAAATGTAATTATTGTCCTTCATGGAATTGGGGTGATGACGAGATTTTTAACCCTGAAGCTGACAATCGCATGACTCATCAAGCCGATCTTGGTAATTTCCGGGCTTGGCAGTCAACAGGAAATTGGCTATATAAATCTGGTAGTCCATCTTCTGGCGCTGGTTTTGATCACTCTTTATGGCCACAATCTTGGTATTGCATTCGTAAGGCGAATCTTGGGCTTGCTAACTTGGATAAACTCACTACTGCTACACAAGAAGAGAAGGATATTATTGCAGGTCAATTGTATTTCTTTCGTGCATGGTGGCATTTTGAATTGATACAATACTTTGGTGGTTTACCTTATGTGGATCAAGTACAAGATTCAAAGGTGAAATTAGAGTTACCTCGATTGACCTATCAGGAATGTGCTGATAAAATTGCTGCAGACTTCAGAAAAGCGGCCGACTTGTTACCTCTCAATTGGGATGATACTGATGTGGGTAAAGATACGCAAGGAAAGAATCAGCTTCGTCTTAATAAAATAATGGCTTTAGGCTATTTAGGTAAAAATTACCTCTGGGCTGGCAGTCCGTTGATGAAAAATGGGGCGCAAGTTGGAGGTAGTCAGACTTATAATTATGATGATGCTTATTGCAAAAAGGCTGCTGAAGCTTTTGGAGAACTCTTGGGTTTGGTGCAAAGTGGACAAACACAATATGAACTAGCTGAATTCAACTATAAAAATATTTACAATCATGAAAAGGCATCTGATGCTGTAAGTTGTTTTTCGGATATTTTTTATACTACCCGACAGAATTGGTTGATGCCAGGAAGTGTGGAAGCTATTTTTAGAGGACCGTCTCGCGATGCTAACTCAAGTAACTGGAATACCGCGAAAGTTTTTGGTCCGAAAGTGGCTAATCTTATAACTCAAGATAATGTAATTCATCAACCGACGGCTAATATGGTGAATATGTATGGAATGGCCAACGGGCTTCCTTTAGATGATCCCAATTCCGGTTTTGATCCGAGCCATCCATTCAAGAATCGTGATCCGCGTTTTTATCATGACATTGTTTTTGATGGTTTCCACTATGTATATGGTACCTTAACTGCAGAGCAAGAACCTTATCGTTATTGTGAACTTTATACAGGAGGAAATATGAGGCCAGTTGAAAATGCAAGTCGTACGGGATATTTTATTCAAAAATTAGTGCCTCATACTTGTAATCAAGGTGATAAAACGTATGATTGGGGTGGAAACTTCCATTGTTATTTACCTTATATGCGTTTGAGTGATATCTATTTAATGTATGCGGAAGCTTGTGCTTCGTTTGGGGGTGCTAATGGAAGAGCTTCAAATCTTCAACTGACAGCTGAGGGTGCTATCAATAAAATTCGTGAACGTTGTGGCGCTGCTCATGTGGCTGCTTCATATGTGAACGATAATCATAAATTCATGGATGAAATTCGACGTGAACGTGCTGTAGAACTAGCTTTTGAAGGATTTCGTTTCAATGACCTGCAACGTTGGTTGCTACTCACAGAGTATCCTTATACGGTAAAAACATCTCAAGAGTTTGATCGTATGGAGAGTGCTGATTTCTTTAAAGCAAATGATCCGAGAGATGCAAGAGTTGCCAATTTTAGACAAGAAGTTATTTTGACTCGTAACTTTAGTGTAAAACACTATTGGTTCCCATTACCGGATAATGATGTATACCTCTATCCGGAATTCCCGCAAAATCCGGGTTGGTAATCTATTGTTTAGAAAATGAACGTATAATTTATAAATGAATAAAAAATGAAATATATACAGACTAAATTCATTTTATGTGCTCTGTTTG
This is a stretch of genomic DNA from uncultured Bacteroides sp.. It encodes these proteins:
- a CDS encoding RagB/SusD family nutrient uptake outer membrane protein, with the translated sequence MKKIYKTFLRTCFFSLLLGTSLMSCSDYLDKQPEATVSGEEAFKNFRNFQGYIEEIYNCIPDKEKCNYCPSWNWGDDEIFNPEADNRMTHQADLGNFRAWQSTGNWLYKSGSPSSGAGFDHSLWPQSWYCIRKANLGLANLDKLTTATQEEKDIIAGQLYFFRAWWHFELIQYFGGLPYVDQVQDSKVKLELPRLTYQECADKIAADFRKAADLLPLNWDDTDVGKDTQGKNQLRLNKIMALGYLGKNYLWAGSPLMKNGAQVGGSQTYNYDDAYCKKAAEAFGELLGLVQSGQTQYELAEFNYKNIYNHEKASDAVSCFSDIFYTTRQNWLMPGSVEAIFRGPSRDANSSNWNTAKVFGPKVANLITQDNVIHQPTANMVNMYGMANGLPLDDPNSGFDPSHPFKNRDPRFYHDIVFDGFHYVYGTLTAEQEPYRYCELYTGGNMRPVENASRTGYFIQKLVPHTCNQGDKTYDWGGNFHCYLPYMRLSDIYLMYAEACASFGGANGRASNLQLTAEGAINKIRERCGAAHVAASYVNDNHKFMDEIRRERAVELAFEGFRFNDLQRWLLLTEYPYTVKTSQEFDRMESADFFKANDPRDARVANFRQEVILTRNFSVKHYWFPLPDNDVYLYPEFPQNPGW